Proteins encoded by one window of Arabidopsis thaliana chromosome 2, partial sequence:
- the NUDT22 gene encoding nudix hydrolase homolog 22, which yields MKSGASAASPTAKSFNFGSSRLLALAQQLRVYKPPLSSSFDEREELLAYKESTRKSITHVGFQESMAPVRFRPKKAAVLICLFEGDDGDLRVILTKRSSTLSTHSGEVSLPGGKAEEHDKDDGITATREAEEEIGLDPSLVDVVAFLEPFLSQHLLRVIPVVGILWDRKAFNPTPNPAEVEAVLDAPFEMFLKDENRRSEEFDWMGEKHLVHFFDYKTGDSDYVIWGLTARILIRAATVVYQRPPAFIEQKPNLKYSKMNQATRLYGWLKPLANLHESCENGRLLGHVPGQSVLLIIVTLLFVCSLFPSHSFSIFNCEH from the exons ATGAAGTCGGGAGCATCAGCCGCGTCGCCAACGGCGAAAAGCTTCAATTTTGGATCTTCCAGACTCTTAGCCTTGGCGCAGCAGCTGCGTGTATACAAGCCGCCGCTTTCGTCATCCTTCGACGAGAGGGAAGAGCTGCTTGCGTACAAGGAAAGCACCAGGAAATCGATAACCCACGTTGGGTTTCAGGAATCTATGGCTCCGGTGAGGTTCAGACCGAAGAAAGCTGCTGTCTTGATATGTCTCTTCGAAGGAGACGATGGTGATTTGCGTGTGATTCTTACTAAGAGGTCTTCCACATTGTCTACTCACTCAG GAGAAGTTTCTTTGCCAGGTGGTAAAGCAGAAGAGCATGATAAGGATGATGGGATTACTGCAACTAGAGAGGCAGAGGAAGAGATTGGATTAGACCCTTCgcttgttgatgttgttgcttTCCTCGAACCATTTCTATCTCAG CATCTGCTTAGAGTAATTCCTGTGGTAGGAATATTATGGGACAGAAAAGCATTCAATCCAACACCAAATCCTGCAGAAGTGGAAGCCGTGCTTGATGCACCCTTTGAAATGTTTCTGAAG GATGAGAACCGGAGATCCGAGGAGTTTGATTGGATGGGAGAAAAGCATTTGGTCCACTTCTTTGATTACAAAACAGGAGATAGTGATTATGTTATATGGGGCTTAACTGCAAGAATCTTGATTAGAGCTGCAACAGTGGTTTATCAACGACCACCTGCTTTCATTGAACAGAAACCTAACTTGAAGTACTCCAAAATG AACCAGGCTACTCGTTTATATGGATGGCTGAAGCCGCTGGCAAATTTACATGAATCTTGTGAAAATGGAAGATTACTAGGTCATGTCCCAGGTCAGTCTGTATTACTGATTATTGTAACGTTGCTTTTTGTCTGCTCTTTGTTTCCAAGTCATTCCTTCAGTATTTTCAATTGTGAGCACTGA
- the NUDT22 gene encoding nudix hydrolase homolog 22 has translation MKSGASAASPTAKSFNFGSSRLLALAQQLRVYKPPLSSSFDEREELLAYKESTRKSITHVGFQESMAPVRFRPKKAAVLICLFEGDDGDLRVILTKRSSTLSTHSGEVSLPGGKAEEHDKDDGITATREAEEEIGLDPSLVDVVAFLEPFLSQHLLRVIPVVGILWDRKAFNPTPNPAEVEAVLDAPFEMFLKDENRRSEEFDWMGEKHLVHFFDYKTGDSDYVIWGLTARILIRAATVVYQRPPAFIEQKPNLKYSKM, from the exons ATGAAGTCGGGAGCATCAGCCGCGTCGCCAACGGCGAAAAGCTTCAATTTTGGATCTTCCAGACTCTTAGCCTTGGCGCAGCAGCTGCGTGTATACAAGCCGCCGCTTTCGTCATCCTTCGACGAGAGGGAAGAGCTGCTTGCGTACAAGGAAAGCACCAGGAAATCGATAACCCACGTTGGGTTTCAGGAATCTATGGCTCCGGTGAGGTTCAGACCGAAGAAAGCTGCTGTCTTGATATGTCTCTTCGAAGGAGACGATGGTGATTTGCGTGTGATTCTTACTAAGAGGTCTTCCACATTGTCTACTCACTCAG GAGAAGTTTCTTTGCCAGGTGGTAAAGCAGAAGAGCATGATAAGGATGATGGGATTACTGCAACTAGAGAGGCAGAGGAAGAGATTGGATTAGACCCTTCgcttgttgatgttgttgcttTCCTCGAACCATTTCTATCTCAG CATCTGCTTAGAGTAATTCCTGTGGTAGGAATATTATGGGACAGAAAAGCATTCAATCCAACACCAAATCCTGCAGAAGTGGAAGCCGTGCTTGATGCACCCTTTGAAATGTTTCTGAAG GATGAGAACCGGAGATCCGAGGAGTTTGATTGGATGGGAGAAAAGCATTTGGTCCACTTCTTTGATTACAAAACAGGAGATAGTGATTATGTTATATGGGGCTTAACTGCAAGAATCTTGATTAGAGCTGCAACAGTGGTTTATCAACGACCACCTGCTTTCATTGAACAGAAACCTAACTTGAAGTACTCCAAAATG TAA
- a CDS encoding RING/U-box superfamily protein (RING/U-box superfamily protein; FUNCTIONS IN: zinc ion binding; LOCATED IN: endomembrane system; CONTAINS InterPro DOMAIN/s: Zinc finger, RING-type (InterPro:IPR001841), Zinc finger, C3HC4 RING-type (InterPro:IPR018957); BEST Arabidopsis thaliana protein match is: RING/U-box superfamily protein (TAIR:AT3G05200.1); Has 5929 Blast hits to 5917 proteins in 252 species: Archae - 0; Bacteria - 0; Metazoa - 1486; Fungi - 266; Plants - 3611; Viruses - 34; Other Eukaryotes - 532 (source: NCBI BLink).) yields MGFNDPSLNTIILWFASVTSLVTISVIFALLIICLLKRRRFDVSPETENENQGRREPRCQGLSASVIAAFPTFSYKPDNNDPESNNQEIECPVCLGLIPKNVVIKVLPNCMHMFDEECIGKWLESHATCPVCRRLAEPMTSNGDKVLERIV; encoded by the coding sequence ATGGGTTTCAATGATCCTTCATTAAACACAATCATCCTTTGGTTCGCCTCCGTAACGTCTCTCGTGACTATCTCAGTCATCTTCGCCCTTCTCATTATTTGTTTACTCAAACGCCGTAGGTTTGATGTATCACCGGAAACCGAGAACGAGAaccaaggaagaagagagcCACGGTGCCAAGGGCTTAGCGCTTCCGTGATTGCTGCCTTTCCCACCTTTTCTTACAAACCGGATAATAATGATCCTGAGAGCAACAATCAGGAGATCGAGTGTCCGGTTTGCTTAGGATTAATCCCCAAGAATGTTGTAATTAAGGTTTTACCAAATTGTATGCACATGTTTGATGAGGAATGTATCGGTAAGTGGCTTGAATCACACGCAACTTGTCCTGTGTGTCGTAGATTGGCTGAGCCAATGACTAGCAATGGAGATAAAGTCTTAGAAAGAATAGTATag
- the NUDT22 gene encoding nudix hydrolase homolog 22 (nudix hydrolase homolog 22 (NUDT22); FUNCTIONS IN: hydrolase activity; INVOLVED IN: biological_process unknown; CONTAINS InterPro DOMAIN/s: NUDIX hydrolase domain-like (InterPro:IPR015797), NUDIX hydrolase domain (InterPro:IPR000086), NUDIX hydrolase, AtNUDT22 (InterPro:IPR017397); BEST Arabidopsis thaliana protein match is: nudix hydrolase homolog 15 (TAIR:AT1G28960.5); Has 3646 Blast hits to 3645 proteins in 1317 species: Archae - 63; Bacteria - 2297; Metazoa - 168; Fungi - 177; Plants - 105; Viruses - 0; Other Eukaryotes - 836 (source: NCBI BLink).), with amino-acid sequence MKSGASAASPTAKSFNFGSSRLLALAQQLRVYKPPLSSSFDEREELLAYKESTRKSITHVGFQESMAPVRFRPKKAAVLICLFEGDDGDLRVILTKRSSTLSTHSGEVSLPGGKAEEHDKDDGITATREAEEEIGLDPSLVDVVAFLEPFLSQHLLRVIPVVGILWDRKAFNPTPNPAEVEAVLDAPFEMFLKDENRRSEEFDWMGEKHLVHFFDYKTGDSDYVIWGLTARILIRAATVVYQRPPAFIEQKPNLKYSKMNQATRLYGWLKPLANLHESCENGRLLGHVPAYCLRYLVGISSR; translated from the exons ATGAAGTCGGGAGCATCAGCCGCGTCGCCAACGGCGAAAAGCTTCAATTTTGGATCTTCCAGACTCTTAGCCTTGGCGCAGCAGCTGCGTGTATACAAGCCGCCGCTTTCGTCATCCTTCGACGAGAGGGAAGAGCTGCTTGCGTACAAGGAAAGCACCAGGAAATCGATAACCCACGTTGGGTTTCAGGAATCTATGGCTCCGGTGAGGTTCAGACCGAAGAAAGCTGCTGTCTTGATATGTCTCTTCGAAGGAGACGATGGTGATTTGCGTGTGATTCTTACTAAGAGGTCTTCCACATTGTCTACTCACTCAG GAGAAGTTTCTTTGCCAGGTGGTAAAGCAGAAGAGCATGATAAGGATGATGGGATTACTGCAACTAGAGAGGCAGAGGAAGAGATTGGATTAGACCCTTCgcttgttgatgttgttgcttTCCTCGAACCATTTCTATCTCAG CATCTGCTTAGAGTAATTCCTGTGGTAGGAATATTATGGGACAGAAAAGCATTCAATCCAACACCAAATCCTGCAGAAGTGGAAGCCGTGCTTGATGCACCCTTTGAAATGTTTCTGAAG GATGAGAACCGGAGATCCGAGGAGTTTGATTGGATGGGAGAAAAGCATTTGGTCCACTTCTTTGATTACAAAACAGGAGATAGTGATTATGTTATATGGGGCTTAACTGCAAGAATCTTGATTAGAGCTGCAACAGTGGTTTATCAACGACCACCTGCTTTCATTGAACAGAAACCTAACTTGAAGTACTCCAAAATG AACCAGGCTACTCGTTTATATGGATGGCTGAAGCCGCTGGCAAATTTACATGAATCTTGTGAAAATGGAAGATTACTAGGTCATGTCCCAG CATACTGCTTGCGTTATCTAGTTGGAATATCATCAAGATGA
- a CDS encoding verprolin (unknown protein; BEST Arabidopsis thaliana protein match is: unknown protein (TAIR:AT1G29010.1); Has 32 Blast hits to 31 proteins in 9 species: Archae - 0; Bacteria - 0; Metazoa - 0; Fungi - 5; Plants - 25; Viruses - 0; Other Eukaryotes - 2 (source: NCBI BLink).): MCSNNNTSSGSYGELQLHDESSGSCRKKQKKDKVRRRGPGVAELEKIRLQEEYKPPLSSSPSLPNIDHHHHTLFAPASSVYDLVMTSPNFSFPEKLASTLPVFPISYGSLIPPAPIFQRSQHSLMMNLPNPSPGAGRFYQFIEPPSNQRSCVDSVSQFLEEENKKIFTAKKRPWPFLTDTTKPSVGPTTTSTIIRPDATQNRSMGITPVQETGTTTSNPIAIDSPTSIPRHYPRFIPLGLQYEQQQQKLKDLDETMQWRSKKPFYSFIPSGDPSNDDQEQRPCDLFGSAADHGIDLNLKL; this comes from the exons ATGTGTagtaacaacaacacaagTAGTGGAAGCTATGGAGAGTTACAGTTACATGATGAGTCCTCTGGTTCTTGTcggaagaaacagaagaaagacaaAGTACGACGAAGAGGACCTGGTGTTGCTGAACTCGAGAAGATCCGTCTTCAAGAAGAGTACAAACCTCCACTTTCTTCGTCTCCTTCATTACCAAAcattgatcatcatcatcacactCTCTTTGCTCCGGCTAGTAGCGTCTATGATTTAGTGATGACTTCTCCAAACTTTTCTTTCCCCGAGAAACTTGCGTCAACGTTACCGGTTTTCCCGATTTCGTACGGATCTTTGATTCCTCCGGCGCCGATTTTTCAGAGGAGCCAACATTCTCTAATg ATGAATCTACCGAATCCATCTCCAGGAGCAGGAAGATTTTATCAATTCATAGAGCCCCCTTCAAACCAAAGATCTTGCGTCGATTCTGTGTCTCagtttcttgaagaagaaaataaaaag ATATTCACTGCTAAGAAGAGGCCATGGCCTTTTCTCACTGACACCACGAAACCTAGTGTTGGACCAACCACAACATCAACAATcataag GCCGGATGCGACACAAAACCGGTCAATGGGTATAACTCCGGTTCAAGAGACCGGTACAACAACTAGCAACCCCATCGCCATTGATTCACCTACGTCCATTCCACGTCATTACCCGAGGTTTATCCCGCTTGGTTTACAG tatgaacaacaacaacaaaaactaaaagacttGGATGAGACTATGCAATGGAGAAGTAAGAAGCCTTTCTACAGCTTTATACCCTCTGGTGATCCGAGCAATGATGACCAAGAACAACGACCATGTGACCTATTTGGATCAGCTGCTGATCATGGAATTGATCTCAACCTTAAGTTATAG
- a CDS encoding Calcium-binding EF-hand family protein (Calcium-binding EF-hand family protein; FUNCTIONS IN: calcium ion binding; INVOLVED IN: biological_process unknown; EXPRESSED IN: root; CONTAINS InterPro DOMAIN/s: EF-Hand 1, calcium-binding site (InterPro:IPR018247), EF-HAND 2 (InterPro:IPR018249), EF-hand-like domain (InterPro:IPR011992), Calcium-binding EF-hand (InterPro:IPR002048); BEST Arabidopsis thaliana protein match is: Calcium-binding EF-hand family protein (TAIR:AT2G34030.1); Has 248 Blast hits to 226 proteins in 52 species: Archae - 0; Bacteria - 2; Metazoa - 23; Fungi - 2; Plants - 158; Viruses - 0; Other Eukaryotes - 63 (source: NCBI BLink).), with protein MQTFSFKRRPNHSHFPSTLFFFFLSLTLFISGVSSRVLSPVPLDNSSLISDGVHGASDYKYLTLDPPKNVSKAACIHVYGFLPCADNIGGYVFQVFSFGCLLIIGDYFLSQGRSKLFVIFEVGFYGGIVFPLLTMFPRIALMISPGLAATHEGALMIVGNNVGVTIGHTIFALTMQWGACVIFGLTSPNSDPSIRRGSIKRTSSDTKNPRRGFYRMKILKSVVEASVDADPKNKKAAGIMLLTLVPFLLVTLPDLLDVQSWSDIIMLITLIISCSSTFIYFVYSYFDTADQKKSLDHAKFELMSEVHKHLQSFSPRTLIRDGQLSKESLKSLFDKIDRNKDGKIQISELKDLTVEFGVFGKMKCDINEFASTLLAEFDKDKNGELDENEFEEGIMKLLNHYKFDNQESPRQNNTYIYRTPSDSVKSLSQGEEAGVLKLEMPKQTLVAKFLSMSTLRAVTKVIGGMLIVVFLAKPFMVNIGLLSVSAGVPSFYSVFAVIPLVRNLKNTLSAHFCRKKDKARIASEKFSEIYRDVTMNNLMGMSITLAIVYSRGLKWEYSIESLLVVVVGIAIGLPAYVRSTYPFWICVMAFAMYIFSLVLIYIHFHLRGQS; from the exons ATGCAAACATTCTCGTTTAAGAGGAGACCCAACCATTCACATTTCCCAtcaactctcttcttcttctttctctctttaactcTGTTCATCTCTGGTGTGAGTTCTCGTGTACTAAGTCCTGTCCCTCTAGATAACTCGAGCTTGATCTCTGATGGTGTCCATGGCGCCTCGGATTACAAGTATCTCACTCTCGACCCTCCAAAGAACGTTTCCAAAGCAGCTTGCATCCATGTCTACGGGTTCCTTCCATGTGCAGACAATATTGGAGGTTATGTCTTCCAAGTTTTTTCCTTTGGCTGTCTCTTGATCATTGGTGACTATTTCTTGTCTCAAGGAAGATCCAAACTCTTTGTAATCTTCGAGGTCGGGTTTTATGGTGGTATCGTCTTCCCTCTCCTTACCATGTTCCCAAGAATTGCCCTTATGATAT CGCCTGGACTAGCAGCGACCCACGAGGGTGCTTTAATGATTGTTGGAAACAACGTTGGAGTTACTATTGGACACACAATCTTTGCTCTGACAATGCAATGGGGAGCTTGTGTTATCTTTGGTTTGACTAGTCCTAATTCAGATCCATCAATCCGAAGAGGATCTATCAAAAGAACATCCTCT GACACAAAGAATCCAAGAAGAGGATTTTACAGGATGAAGATACTAAAAAGTGTTGTTG AAGCAAGCGTAGATGCGGATCCTAAGAACAAAAAAGCTGCAGGGATTATGCTCTTGACTCTAGTTCCATTTCTCTTAGTGACATTGCCTGATTTATTGGATGTACAATCTTGGAGTGATATCATTATGTTGATCACACTCATAATCTCCTGTTCTTCAACCTTTATCTACTTTGTTTACTCG TATTTTGATACGGCAGACCAAAAGAAGAGCTTAGATCATGCCAAGTTTGAGCTTATGTCAGAAGTTCATAAGCATTTGCAGAGTTTTTCGCCTCGAACCCTTATTAGAGATGGACAACTAAGTAAAGAAAGCTTGAAAAg tttgtttgataaaatcGATAGGAACAAAGATGGGAAGATTCAAATCTCGGAGCTTAAAGACTTAACCGTGGAGTTTGGAGTTTTTGGAAAGATGAAATGTGACATCAATGAGTTTGCTAGCACTTTACTTGCGGAGTTCgataaagacaaaaatggCGAACTAGACGAGAACGAATTCGAAGAAGGGATAATGAAACTACTGAATCATTACAAATTTGATAACCAAGAATCTCCAAGACAGAACAACACATACATTTACAGAACACCATCCGATTCTGTTAAGAGCCTATCGCAGGGCGAGGAAGCTGGAGTTTTAAAGCTAGAAATGCCAAAGCAAACTCTTGTTGCTAAATTCCTCTCCATGAGTACCTTAAGAGCTGTGACTAAAGTTATCGGTGGGATGCTAATCGTCGTCTTTCTTGCTAAACCATTTATGGTAAACATTGGACTCTTATCAGTTTCAGCTGGAGTTCCTTCTTTCTACTCAGTATTTGCAGTGATCCCTTTGGTTAGAAACTTGAAGAACACGTTATCTGCACACTTCTGTCGAAAGAAAGACAAAGCAAGGATCGCTTCTGAAAAGTTCTCTGAG ATTTACAGGGATGTTACGATGAACAATCTGATGGGAATGTCGATAACATTGGCGATTGTATACTCGAGAGGATTGAAGTGGGAATACTCAATagaatctcttcttgttgtggTAGTTGGCATTGCAATTGGCTTACCGGCTTATGTGAGATCGACTTATCCGTTCTGGATCTGTGTAATGGCCTTTGCTATGTATATCTTCTCTCTTGTCCTTATCTATATCCATTTTCATCTTCGAGGTCAGAGCTAA
- a CDS encoding verprolin: MCSNNNTSSGSYGELQLHDESSGSCRKKQKKDKVRRRGPGVAELEKIRLQEEYKPPLSSSPSLPNIDHHHHTLFAPASSVYDLVMTSPNFSFPEKLASTLPVFPISYGSLIPPAPIFQRSQHSLMMNLPNPSPGAGRFYQFIEPPSNQRSCVDSVSQFLEEENKKIFTAKKRPWPFLTDTTKPSVGPTTTSTIIRPDATQNRSMGITPVQETGTTTSNPIAIDSPTSIPRHYPRFIPLGLQVTKLEIILL; the protein is encoded by the exons ATGTGTagtaacaacaacacaagTAGTGGAAGCTATGGAGAGTTACAGTTACATGATGAGTCCTCTGGTTCTTGTcggaagaaacagaagaaagacaaAGTACGACGAAGAGGACCTGGTGTTGCTGAACTCGAGAAGATCCGTCTTCAAGAAGAGTACAAACCTCCACTTTCTTCGTCTCCTTCATTACCAAAcattgatcatcatcatcacactCTCTTTGCTCCGGCTAGTAGCGTCTATGATTTAGTGATGACTTCTCCAAACTTTTCTTTCCCCGAGAAACTTGCGTCAACGTTACCGGTTTTCCCGATTTCGTACGGATCTTTGATTCCTCCGGCGCCGATTTTTCAGAGGAGCCAACATTCTCTAATg ATGAATCTACCGAATCCATCTCCAGGAGCAGGAAGATTTTATCAATTCATAGAGCCCCCTTCAAACCAAAGATCTTGCGTCGATTCTGTGTCTCagtttcttgaagaagaaaataaaaag ATATTCACTGCTAAGAAGAGGCCATGGCCTTTTCTCACTGACACCACGAAACCTAGTGTTGGACCAACCACAACATCAACAATcataag GCCGGATGCGACACAAAACCGGTCAATGGGTATAACTCCGGTTCAAGAGACCGGTACAACAACTAGCAACCCCATCGCCATTGATTCACCTACGTCCATTCCACGTCATTACCCGAGGTTTATCCCGCTTGGTTTACAGGTAACTAAACTAGAGATCATTctattataa
- the iqd9 gene encoding IQ-domain 9 (IQ-domain 9 (iqd9); FUNCTIONS IN: calmodulin binding; INVOLVED IN: biological_process unknown; LOCATED IN: plasma membrane; EXPRESSED IN: 22 plant structures; EXPRESSED DURING: 13 growth stages; CONTAINS InterPro DOMAIN/s: IQ calmodulin-binding region (InterPro:IPR000048); BEST Arabidopsis thaliana protein match is: IQ-domain 10 (TAIR:AT3G15050.1); Has 664 Blast hits to 663 proteins in 21 species: Archae - 0; Bacteria - 0; Metazoa - 1; Fungi - 0; Plants - 658; Viruses - 0; Other Eukaryotes - 5 (source: NCBI BLink).) has translation MGSGNLIKAIIRLKKSKQGTEKKKTSAVKPKKGSKKKGTSLVTRSEDWAATRIQTAFKAYKARKSLRRLKGIARAKLSTEKQSVKNQAVVTLRYLHSWSKIQSEIKARRVCMVTEWRLKNKRLEHQQKLEAKLHDVEVEWNGGSETKDEILERILQREEATIKRERALAYAFSHQWKADGKTQWLGSYELGNTNWGWSWKERWISARPWEVRYSVTPKKPKSSKTDSNSPAKRTVSLSSVPAKTPFPGARNTVKPRRLSFPGA, from the exons ATGGGTTCTGGGAATTTGATTAAGGCAATAATTAGATTGAAGAAGAGTAAACAAGGAACTGAAAAG AAAAAAACTAGTGCtgtgaaaccaaaaaaaggttCCAAGAAGAAGGGTACATCACTAGTTACTCGTAGTGAGGATTGGGCTGCTACTCGGATTCAGACTGCTTTTAAAGCCTATAAG GCTAGAAAAAGCTTACGGCGTCTAAAAGGAATTGCAAGAGCAAAGTTATCAACTGAGAAACAATCTGTGAAGAACCAAGCTGTGGTCACATTGAGGTATCTTCACTCATGGAGTAAAATACAGTCAGAGATAAAGGCTCGCCGAGTTTGCATGGTAACCGAATGGCGACTGAAGAATAAAAGATTAGAGCATCAGCAAAAGCTTGAGGCAAAGCTTCATGATGTTGAG GTTGAATGGAATGGTGGGTCAGAGACAAAAGATGAAATCTTGGAGAGGATACTTCAAAGGGAAGAAGCGACGATTAAGCGAGAAAGAGCCTTGGCATATGCTTTCTCTCATCAG TGGAAAGCTGATGGTAAGACTCAGTGGTTGGGAAGTTATGAGCTAGGAAACACTAATTGGGGTTGGAGCTGGAAAGAGCGTTGGATATCTGCTCGGCCTTGGGAAGTAAGATATTCAGTGACTCCTAAGAAACCAAAGAGCTCAAAGACAGACTCAAATTCACCAGCAAAGAGAACAGTGTCATTATCATCAGTTCCAGCCAAAACTCCGTTTCCTGGAGCTAGAAACACAGTGAAACCGCGGAGATTGTCATTTCCAGGTGCTTGA